A single window of Streptomyces xanthii DNA harbors:
- a CDS encoding YiaA/YiaB family inner membrane protein, with protein MSETTVKQRNTTAYYGQAVASFAVALGATGIGIYSLDASGWVRAFLAIAVLYLTTSAFTLAKVVRDRQEADQLVSRVDQARLDKILAEHDPFKPVV; from the coding sequence ATGAGTGAGACAACGGTCAAGCAGCGCAACACCACCGCCTACTACGGCCAGGCCGTCGCGTCCTTCGCCGTCGCTCTCGGGGCGACCGGCATCGGCATCTACAGCCTCGACGCGAGCGGCTGGGTGCGGGCCTTCCTGGCGATCGCGGTCCTGTACCTCACGACCTCGGCGTTCACCCTGGCCAAGGTCGTCCGGGACCGGCAGGAGGCCGACCAGTTGGTCAGCCGAGTCGACCAGGCCCGCCTCGACAAGATCCTCGCCGAGCACGATCCCTTCAAGCCGGTCGTCT